One Sphingomonas endolithica DNA segment encodes these proteins:
- a CDS encoding enoyl-CoA hydratase-related protein, producing the protein MTYEMILSERRGDVLVLTLNRPERLNAAPPQLFDELRAAIGALAGARAVLVTGAGRGFCSGADVAGGALGADDPGNATFVALTEHYNATMAAFAELAVPVVSAVRGPAAGIGCSLALAADFCVASDTAYFLQAFVNIGLVPDGGASWMVPRLIGRARATEMMMLGEKVPAAKALDWGMIHQMVADEALDAAAFALAERLAAGPTVALGLMKRGLNHALEVDYPTAMLREAENQRAARGSADSMEGGIAFLQKRKPAFKGA; encoded by the coding sequence ATGACCTATGAGATGATCCTGTCCGAGCGCCGCGGCGACGTGCTGGTGCTCACGCTCAACCGCCCCGAGCGGCTCAACGCCGCCCCGCCGCAGCTGTTCGACGAACTGCGCGCGGCGATCGGCGCGCTGGCTGGCGCGCGCGCGGTGCTGGTGACCGGGGCCGGGCGGGGCTTCTGCTCGGGCGCGGACGTTGCCGGCGGCGCGCTCGGCGCCGACGATCCCGGCAACGCGACGTTCGTCGCGCTGACCGAGCATTACAATGCGACGATGGCGGCGTTTGCCGAGCTGGCGGTGCCGGTGGTGAGCGCGGTGCGCGGGCCGGCGGCGGGGATCGGCTGCTCGCTGGCACTGGCGGCGGATTTCTGCGTGGCGAGCGACACGGCCTATTTCCTCCAGGCGTTCGTCAATATCGGGCTGGTGCCGGATGGCGGCGCAAGCTGGATGGTGCCCAGGCTGATCGGCCGCGCGCGCGCGACCGAGATGATGATGCTGGGCGAAAAGGTGCCGGCGGCCAAGGCGCTCGACTGGGGCATGATCCACCAAATGGTGGCGGACGAGGCGCTGGATGCCGCCGCCTTCGCGCTGGCCGAGCGGCTGGCGGCGGGGCCGACCGTCGCGCTCGGGCTGATGAAGCGCGGCCTGAACCACGCGCTGGAGGTCGATTATCCGACCGCCATGCTGCGCGAGGCCGAGAACCAGCGCGCGGCGCGCGGCTCGGCGGATTCGATGGAAGGCGGCATCGCGTTCCTGCAGAAGCGCAAACCCGCGTTCAAGGGCGCGTGA
- the mce gene encoding methylmalonyl-CoA epimerase: MSASATGLGRLNHVGVATPSIAASIETYRTLLGATAIGEPFDLPVQGVKVCFIDAPNAQIELIEPYDDSSPIAGFLRKNPAGGQHHVCFEVPDIAVAVADLRAKGATVLGEPRIGAHGTPIVFVHPKDFGGLLVELMETPKGDH, from the coding sequence ATGAGCGCCTCTGCGACGGGCCTCGGCCGGCTCAACCATGTCGGCGTGGCCACCCCGTCGATCGCGGCATCGATCGAGACCTATCGCACGTTGCTCGGCGCAACTGCGATCGGCGAGCCGTTCGATCTGCCGGTTCAGGGCGTGAAGGTGTGCTTCATCGATGCGCCCAACGCGCAGATCGAGCTGATCGAGCCGTATGACGACAGCTCGCCGATCGCCGGGTTCCTGCGCAAGAACCCGGCCGGCGGACAGCATCATGTCTGTTTCGAGGTGCCCGACATCGCGGTCGCGGTCGCCGATCTGCGCGCCAAGGGCGCGACGGTGCTCGGCGAGCCGCGGATCGGCGCGCACGGCACGCCAATCGTGTTCGTCCACCCGAAGGATTTCGGCGGGCTGCTCGTCGAACTGATGGAAACGCCGAAGGGGGATCATTGA